Within Haematobia irritans isolate KBUSLIRL chromosome 2, ASM5000362v1, whole genome shotgun sequence, the genomic segment aacttcattttacggtcattcaaaatcattttgtggatttttttgatgtggtgcaatggttagcatgcccgccttgcatacacaaggtcgtgggttcgattcctgcttcgaccgaacaccaaaaagtttttcagctggtttttaatgctggtgacatttctgagggtttcaaagcttctctatgtggtttcactgcaatgtggaacgccgttcggactcggctataaaaaggaggtcccttgtcattgagcttaacatggaatcgggcagcactcagtgataagagagaagttcaccaatgtgttatcacaatggactgaatagtctaagtgagcctgatacatcgggctgccacctaacctaacctaaccttgatgttttcgtcggtaaccatctctttcgggcgtccactgcgttcaccgtcctccgtgccaagtttttccttccaccgtatttttcccttcagaaaactgtattttatcaaaacacgaaattcctttttttccatttttttcacaataccgaaagttgcttcacaaaagacgctctatctcacaaactaattgacttacagacgtcaaattttgacacgaatcatttgaaggttggtactatataaaaataatatgcatttaatactagcgacgccatctatgtgtctgaccggggacttatcagccaacctgttataataaaattaaattaaaaaatatattatgatgGTGAAAAATTAAAGGTAGCTTTTAATTCGATGCTATAAAGGAATATCTAAAATATATCAAGGATTTAAGTAAGTAAGACAAAGGGCTCCCGGTCAGAAGTAACATTTGAGAGAATTCAATATAGAAAAACATCGATCAAAAATTCAACTGTTTTGCTGTGGGAAAAGCAGATGTTACCGTTAATTTAGCAAACTTTGGTTTGCAAACACCGACAAAACACACCTTATTTAGCAGAAGAAATTCGTGTTTCAGCAGACATTTGTTCTTGAATAGGTATACATTaatcgaaatttaaattttatgtatatagaagccaccgtgatgccaaagttagcatgtccgtcttgcATCTAAAGGGTCGTGGATTTtgatcaaacaccaaaaagttttcagcggtggtttattcATTCTCCGTAATGCTCGGCAAATTTTTGAGTGcttcaaagcttccctaagtggtttcaccttcTCATTGAGATaactagaatcgggcagcactcattgataagagagcgaACTGAATACGAGTAAGTctaaaataacgggctgccactgtAATTAATATAATCAGCGAATGGAAAGCAGTCAGaggcaaagattatagatttgaggaagatgggagattggctactgagcacatcaaaccatttaccacattagtttaatactcgaaacaaacgcgtatacgacaagtattgacatagcattaaaatgcaaataaaaagaaattaagggcacgaaataaatttccataaaggggaaaatgtaattttctttgttgttgcctaaaatttaacattgtttcattaagaaaattacatttttcatttaaaaaataaaaaagaaaaacaacaaaaagattacaagcatgtattaaactaatctggtaaatgcaacatttggtatgacgcaatccAATCTTCCAtattcctcttctataatctttggtcaGAGGTTGCTATAATAGCAAAGGGCAGAATCAGATGATGAACGATCGTTGGGAAGAATGTTGATGTTCTTCCGAGACGGATCACCGTCCAATAACACCATGTCACAtcaattagagaagctttgaaacatagTAACAGTACTAATGAGACCACATAACGGGGTTTGGCGTAAGCCCGAAATATATAGAACCTTCGAGCCTATTTCGGTTCAGAGCAAAATGATAACCactatattaaataatttcaatCTCTTGTATTTCCCTAAGAACGCTATAGATTTTTGTGTATTATAGTTACCTATGGCTTGATAACGTCTTTACATAcccattgtttattttttattgtcttACGTTCCAGCTCCTGCTTTTCGATAGTTTCTTTCAACTTTCGTTTCTGGGCTTCCATTTGATCATTCTTTTGTCTGTACTCGTTTATCATTCTACGCACCTCAGCAATTTCCCTTAACATTTCTTTCAACTAAACGATGGAAAACAATAATTGACACTTATAGAGGAACATTTCAATAACTTCTTACTGATTGTGATGGATTATTATCTGTGGAATGCTCAGTCGATTCTTCAGTAGTTTCTTCATCACTGATACAATTATTAACGGACAAAATTTGAGGGTTGTCTAAGTGACTGTGTGGTTTTGTTCCTTGCAAACATTCTTTGGATGTATTATGTTTTTCCACTACTGCCATATCTTCTTCTATGTTAAAAATGGCCGATATTCTGCGTTTACCAAGCCGAGTacgtttttctttttctattaATGCCTTTGAATTAGTGCCCACTACAGAACGTAGGATATCATCCATTTCATGGGGGTCAGcattaaatgcaaatttttttgatGGATATTTAGAGAGCATTTGATGAAATCGTAACTCTTCCATTGCTTTTTTCATAGTGCGACCACTTCCcatattaagtgatttgacatcAGAATCGATGGGCTTAATGTAAGCAGCATCTATGACAGCCTTGAAATGTGTTCCTCCAAAAAATATCACTTCATACTTATTGTTTGGCAACGAACGAATCACTTTTGCAGGCCAATATGGAAATATAGTGTGTTTAGCATAAACCAGTTTGTGACGTTTTGCACAAGGTATAGCAAACCATATAGACGATACTTTTTCCTGAGAGTGGCGGAAACAATCAGGACAATGTCTTATTTCCGACAGGTCGTGAGCCACGTCACGTATTAACCATTTTGTAGATTCCATTTCGGTACTATACGCTATGGAGAGACAAAATAGAAATGTATCAATACCTTATTGAATGTGTGTTTGTATGTGTTTCTTAATCCTCATATAGTGGACCTAtatatagctcatcttcgaacttaactTTCCTGCGGCCAAATTCCAAAAAGCCCgaaggtaaaaataaaaatatcgaagTCTATTATATTTAATGAGTATCTatcaagaaataaaaatgtccaaaaagtTTCCTAAATTCTATACAGAAATGCTGGGATCCATGATTAATGCGAATGGATGCGGTAAAATTATAGTTGCAATTTGGTGATATTGATCTGCAAAAAGTTTGTTTTCGACAAGGTGGCGTTAGGTGCTATAAACTCGAAAAAAGCATTGCTCTTTTGTAGGAGAGTTTTCCATCGAAGAGTTGATCAAAATGTGCCACCGAAGTCTGTGATTTCAAGCATTGTGACTTCTCCCTTTGGAGCCGTGTGATAGATAAGGCCAAAGGCTCAGCGTCGATTCAAGACCTTAAATATAGTATTCTTGGGGCAATCGAGGAAATAGGCCAGCCACTTTGGGTGTTCTTTGAATACCAAAAATTAGAAAGCCTTTTACATTTGTGTGCAATTCAATCAAACTTTGTGGATATTTAGCGTCATATACCATCTTTGTTATTACTTACGTCCGAAAAAGACTCCAAAGTTATGTTGTATATCTAACAAGTCCACAAAAAACTCTGTGAGGGAATtgtaacattttctttgtattttAAAGTCAATGTCATCCATCGTTAGTGTTGAATAAAGCATCAAAGCACTGACCAGACCCATTTCCTTTATATTCAAGCttcgaaaattcaaatattcacGAATATCATGTGTAAGCCACTGACGATTGGTCGAAAATGTATAGTTGAGTAAATGACACAATTCGCTCGAGGGAAGATTGGGGGTATTCTTCTTGTTTACCCTCTTTAGCAGACGACAGCATGTACAAAGATCATGATTCTGTTTTCCTTCGTTGCTGGAAAATGCTTTTTTTGATTGCTTAGATGCTGATGAGCACTGGTTAGGATGAGACACATCATTACAAACTTCATGATCGACTATTTCTTGCGGTCGATTATTTCTCTTGTCAGGTGCGGTGGCTGCTGACATCAAGGCTTCAAGGTCAATATTGGTACTAGCAGAAACGGGGTCTGGTACAGAAATAACTTGTGTTTTAGTAGAAGGTATTGCATAATTTGGCCTATCAGGCTTTTCCCGATAACACAGACGATGAAATGAGCGTCTACATTCTATGCAGTTCTCTAGTTGTCCTGGCAAATGACACTCGTAACAATACCAGTCATGAGGAGACTTTCTTTTAACTTCGGCAGAATTTGGTAGGCGAACAATTTTTGAGTCCACCACGCCACAACTTGATGCATATACTGGTATAAGCAAGCCATCGCTTAGAGCAAGGACAATCGTTTCTTCAGCAGTGGCTAtacgaaatataaaaaaagttcaataaagaaAAGATCCATAAGAAACCTTCAATTGGAAATGAGAGGAAACTTACTTGCTGAATATCCTCCTTTTTCTATTAGAGTCGCCACAAGCTTGTCAACGTGACACGTGTTCTCCCGGCCGTCTTCTACATTGcttgaaatttcaggaaaacGAAGATGCATTAGGAAATATCGTAGGCAGTCGGGATGTGCTCTTCTTGTTATATTAGCCATTGCGAAACCTCGGATTTATAAAATCCATGTAGTGGTATCAAATTGATAGTTTCTATTCCAAGCTTGACTTTGGCTCAAATTAAAAGCACACAGACGACGACAGACCGAAATCAGCCAGACATTAGCTACAGTTCCAATACACAAATCTATAGATATAGGcgataaataaaataacaccACCAACAATACTACTACTACCGACGAcacacaatgaaaaaaattgatttaagattttttaattacacAAGTCGAAATTTCGCTGTCGAAATTTCGGCTACCCATAAGAAATGGGGAAATTGAGacgttgttatcgattgtttacgaATTGCACCCATAAGAAATTCAAGGcaaaaccaaagacaataaacttgaggaagataggaaattggcttgcgtcataccaaatgttgcatttaccatgttagttccatacatgtttgtaatttttttatttattttccgtttttattttttaaatgaaaaacttaattttcttaatgaaacaatgttaaattttaggctacaacaaaaaaaaaatacattttcccctttatggaaatttatttcgtgcacttaatttatttttatttgcattttaatgctatgtcaatacttgtcgtatacgcgtttggttcgagtatgaaactaacagggtaaatggtttgatctcctccaatttcctatcttcctagagtttattgtctttgggcaaaactgtgttattgacacgtaaacaaaatttctgctagaggtgcataaccagtgctgccgctacaacttcaatcgaagtattttgcttcattttcacaaaatttacttcgtcactccttcttccaaaaatctgcttcacgttttcttctgcttcaaatttttaaaattttccccatattacctaattgttttcccaatcctttaattacgatgaacatagcggttttaatcattgaattattaaccgatgtggatcaatttttgcatagttgttagagaccatatacttacaccatgtatcaaatttcagccggatcggatgaaatttggttctcttagaggctccgcaagccaaatcgggggatcagtttatatgggggctatatataattatggaccgatgtggaccaatttttgcatgcttgttaaagatcatatgctgaaaccatgaaccaaatttcagctggatcggatgaaatttgcttctcttagagtccccgcaagccaaattttggggtccgtttatatgggggctatacgtaaaagtggaccggtatggcccatttgcaataccatccgacctacatcaataacaactacttgtgtcaagtttcaagtcgatagcttctttcgttcggaagttagagtgatttcaacagacggacggacgggcggacatgctcagatcgactcagaatttcaccactacccagaatatatatactttatggggtcttagagcaatatttcgatgtgttataaacggaatgacaaagttaatatacccccatcctatggtggagggtatgataaaatgaattctattgttttgttttcaaaaatatatgctacttcaattttattcaatctactccacttttttccaaaatctacttcactcaatttttcactagcggcagcactgtgcATAACGGACTTGAGACAATGAAGACAACTGCATCGTTTGACGGACCTTGAAATAGAGGAATGCGAGTGACCGCACATACTCGCAAAATCATGCCTTGATATTTTTTCTAGCAAAATCCATAGGAAATGCAAAGATATACAGGCCTGTtcccaatttcacaaaattttgcgatttgtgTGGAAAATAAAATCGTGCGATCATAGCTGTTAAAATCagctattaaagaaaaaatattttttttttgaaaaagaaaacaataaatgaATCTGTAAGTTACAAGGAATGGCTTTTTTGATTGCAATTGCCAATTTCGAAATACATCGATGCCGCAAAATTAGCAAAATAATTATGGTGCTACGCTACTCAGTGTTGCATTGAGTTTTATTCGCAAcagtttctaaataaaatcgTAATATTTGGAACACGATATGCGAATAGCAAAACTTCCCTTCAgtagattgtgtcaaaatgggGTCGTTCCAAAATATACGCGATTATTACTTGACAAGtacaatatttcgatattttataGTTTTGATTTACTGCCAAGAcatatagcaatttattgttaaGCATGGTTTATAAAGCTTGTATAAAAcaatatctttgaaaaattgattaatttattttgaattcgcAGAGACAAGTCTCATCGATTAGAAATCGGAAAATTTTGCGATGACCGGAACAAGTCTAATTGGAGAAATCGCAAATTTTTTGCGATTACGATTATGGGAACCGGCCTGATAGTTACTAACGAAAATTATACGAAGACTTATTATCGATTCCCCTTAACCCCGGTATCGAATCTCTTGCGAAAATTCTTTTTGCGTGCCGATAACAGAGTTTTGTGAGGTATTTCTTATTGGAGCTGacaaataaagtaaaaattctaaaatattttttgattttacaaaatatataaaatttgtttttttttaataaaaatttataatataactttttataaaatttatataatttttttttaaataaaattaaaaaatttcataaaattacatattttctctttgttaacatttgacgCTTGTTATACAATAGTTTCTTTTACATATGGGCTATGGGATGtaccatttgtatgggctatccagaacatcgttgcactggtgttctattcagaacatctcatcacacacaatttttttttctgattcaatcacgaaattaattgatccaattaatttgttaattgaaacgtcttcaatcactgaaattattgtatcaattaaaaaaattaattgagagtcaattaaaaaattaattgatccaattaaaaaattaattgatactattatttttgtgattgatttttgtttcaattaaaaaatttgttgaatcaattaaatttttaattgaatattttttaaatctcaattaaaattttaattagaaaaaatttcgtgaaatttttttgtgtgtactatttgattgatgaatcaattaaatttttaattgaataaactttaattggaaacattttcgtggaattttttctctgcAGTGCAAGTCGCGTCGGTGTTACCAGAtttcattttgataaagtggCTCTATTTAGATTCACAAAAGCAATTTATTGCGACAATTTATCGaataacatgaaattcaaagtagtacagtgtcataaataatcgcagcggtaaatatttattactatttgggcatttcattcattaaaaatgtaagatttcacttgttttctgtgattgtttttaaacagctgataacAGTGTATACAGAAATTCTATAGGGTGTTTTTATCGATAGTTTGCTTTTTGTAACGGTTGGTGCGAAAAATGTTTAAGAACGATGTCATCGAAACCGTATTATTTTCGAAAGAACTGCATTTTTCTgttacccataagaaatgcatatgCAGTTTCGTTGGAAAGATTTTATTGATTAcatccataagaaatgcatgacAAAGCTGTGACATTCAACAGGAATTTTATCCATTTTGCTAAAAGAGCGAGCTTTAATATTTGTTCCAGAAAACTTTGTATGAAGTAGTTTTTCATTCCCTTGAACCT encodes:
- the LOC142223335 gene encoding zinc finger MYND domain-containing protein 11-like — encoded protein: MANITRRAHPDCLRYFLMHLRFPEISSNVEDGRENTCHVDKLVATLIEKGGYSATTAEETIVLALSDGLLIPVYASSCGVVDSKIVRLPNSAEVKRKSPHDWYCYECHLPGQLENCIECRRSFHRLCYREKPDRPNYAIPSTKTQVISVPDPVSASTNIDLEALMSAATAPDKRNNRPQEIVDHEVCNDVSHPNQCSSASKQSKKAFSSNEGKQNHDLCTCCRLLKRVNKKNTPNLPSSELCHLLNYTFSTNRQWLTHDIREYLNFRSLNIKEMGLVSALMLYSTLTMDDIDFKIQRKCYNSLTEFFVDLLDIQHNFGVFFGPYSTEMESTKWLIRDVAHDLSEIRHCPDCFRHSQEKVSSIWFAIPCAKRHKLVYAKHTIFPYWPAKVIRSLPNNKYEVIFFGGTHFKAVIDAAYIKPIDSDVKSLNMGSGRTMKKAMEELRFHQMLSKYPSKKFAFNADPHEMDDILRSVVGTNSKALIEKEKRTRLGKRRISAIFNIEEDMAVVEKHNTSKECLQGTKPHSHLDNPQILSVNNCISDEETTEESTEHSTDNNPSQSLKEMLREIAEVRRMINEYRQKNDQMEAQKRKLKETIEKQELERKTIKNKQWCYWCLSEAIFSCCFLASYCSQICQSRHWKEGHSKECNNKGRPQSIDIA